In a single window of the Niabella ginsenosidivorans genome:
- a CDS encoding homoserine O-acetyltransferase family protein — MQQRTFTYPAPFQLESGYIFHNLRLAYTTYGTINGDQSNIIWIFHALTANSVPHEWWPEMIGKGKIFDPAKDFIICVNMPGSCYGSSSPLDVDPATGRPYYHDFPFFTIRDMARAYQLLQKELGITRIKIGIGGSTGGQQLLEWAVLDPELFEYIIPLATNAMHSPWGRAFNASQRFAIEADQTWQRQSDDAGLKGMEVARGIALLSYRNATAYNKTQSELTDDLLESFRSESYQRYQGTKLAARFNAFSYYMLSKSMDSHNLGRGRGGVIKALESIKAKTLVLALEGDILFPPEEQDFIAEHVPDAIVRHIQSDYGHDGFLLEFEQITEAIKKFITRHAEGVTIK, encoded by the coding sequence ATGCAACAAAGAACATTTACATATCCGGCTCCTTTCCAACTGGAAAGCGGGTATATTTTTCATAACCTGCGCCTGGCCTATACAACATATGGGACCATTAACGGGGATCAATCCAATATCATATGGATCTTTCATGCGCTTACCGCCAACAGCGTTCCGCATGAGTGGTGGCCGGAAATGATCGGGAAAGGAAAGATTTTTGATCCGGCAAAGGATTTTATTATCTGCGTAAATATGCCCGGCAGTTGTTATGGCAGCAGCAGCCCGCTGGATGTAGATCCTGCTACCGGCAGGCCCTACTATCATGATTTTCCCTTTTTCACGATCCGTGATATGGCAAGAGCCTACCAGCTTTTGCAAAAAGAACTTGGCATCACCCGGATAAAAATAGGCATTGGCGGCAGCACAGGCGGTCAGCAGTTACTGGAATGGGCAGTATTGGATCCGGAGTTATTTGAATACATTATTCCCTTAGCTACCAATGCAATGCATTCTCCGTGGGGCAGGGCGTTCAATGCGTCGCAGCGTTTTGCTATTGAGGCCGATCAGACCTGGCAGCGCCAATCGGACGATGCAGGATTAAAAGGTATGGAAGTGGCACGGGGCATTGCACTGCTCTCCTACCGGAATGCCACGGCTTACAATAAAACACAGTCGGAGCTTACGGATGACCTCCTGGAATCTTTCCGGAGCGAAAGCTATCAGCGCTACCAGGGAACAAAGCTGGCCGCACGTTTTAATGCATTCAGTTATTATATGCTCAGCAAAAGCATGGACAGCCATAACCTGGGCCGTGGGCGTGGCGGTGTTATAAAAGCGCTGGAATCAATAAAAGCAAAAACGCTGGTGCTGGCCCTTGAAGGCGACATCCTGTTTCCGCCGGAAGAGCAGGATTTTATAGCAGAGCACGTCCCTGATGCTATTGTGCGGCATATTCAATCCGATTACGGGCACGATGGTTTCCTGCTGGAATTTGAACAGATTACTGAAGCAATCAAAAAATTTATAACCCGTCACGCTGAAGGGGTGACAATAAAATAA
- a CDS encoding homoserine dehydrogenase — translation MSEHKELVIGLFGFGVVGEGLYKVLQQTPSLKAVIKKVCIKHPGKKRNAPEDLFTTDRNALLNDREINLIVEVIDDAKAGFEIVSTALKNGKDVVSSSKKMIAENLKELLRLQQETGGSLLYESSACASIPVIRNLEEYYDNDLLHSIRGIINGSTNFILTKIFEEHLAFKDALLLAQQLGFAESDPTLDVEGIDALNKLTILLLHAYGILVRPEQLLFNGIQNIAKSDAQVARSRGQQIKLVAQAQKLINGGVGAYVLPQFVAPESPLAFVKNEYNGVVIESGFADQQFFYGKGAGSFPTASAVLSDISALRYSYRYEYKKLYHHKPHQLNDDIYLKVFVSFTDLAYIPKEAFEWIEEWHAQESRKYLSGVIALQKLKEQSWWKENGTSLIVEADGIIEDIEERKLKKKSLELAGLL, via the coding sequence ATGAGCGAACATAAAGAGCTGGTGATCGGCTTATTCGGATTTGGTGTTGTAGGCGAAGGGCTTTATAAGGTATTGCAGCAAACACCGTCATTAAAGGCGGTGATCAAAAAAGTGTGTATCAAACACCCGGGCAAAAAACGGAACGCGCCTGAAGACCTTTTTACAACCGACCGCAATGCTTTATTAAATGACAGGGAGATCAACCTGATCGTAGAAGTAATTGATGATGCAAAAGCCGGTTTTGAGATTGTGAGCACGGCTTTAAAAAACGGGAAGGACGTGGTGAGCTCTTCCAAGAAGATGATCGCTGAAAACCTGAAAGAGCTGCTGAGGCTTCAGCAGGAAACAGGTGGCTCCCTGCTATATGAATCCTCGGCCTGCGCCTCCATACCGGTGATCCGTAACCTGGAGGAATATTATGATAATGACCTGCTGCACAGCATCCGCGGTATTATAAACGGCAGCACTAATTTCATCCTCACAAAAATCTTTGAAGAGCATCTTGCTTTTAAAGATGCGCTGCTGCTGGCCCAGCAGTTAGGATTCGCGGAAAGTGATCCTACGCTGGATGTTGAAGGGATAGACGCCTTGAACAAATTAACGATCCTGCTGCTGCATGCCTACGGGATCCTGGTACGCCCGGAACAGCTCCTGTTCAACGGCATCCAGAACATTGCCAAATCCGATGCACAGGTTGCCCGGTCGCGCGGCCAGCAGATCAAGCTGGTGGCACAGGCCCAGAAACTGATCAATGGCGGTGTGGGCGCTTATGTATTGCCCCAGTTTGTGGCCCCGGAAAGCCCGCTGGCTTTTGTAAAAAATGAATACAACGGCGTGGTCATTGAAAGCGGCTTTGCAGATCAGCAGTTCTTTTACGGTAAAGGCGCAGGCAGCTTTCCTACAGCTTCTGCGGTGTTAAGTGATATTTCGGCGCTGCGCTACTCCTACCGTTATGAATATAAGAAGCTGTACCATCACAAGCCGCACCAGCTCAATGACGACATTTACCTTAAGGTGTTTGTAAGCTTTACAGACCTGGCCTATATTCCCAAAGAGGCATTTGAATGGATTGAAGAATGGCACGCACAGGAAAGCCGCAAATATTTATCAGGTGTTATTGCACTGCAAAAACTAAAAGAGCAATCCTGGTGGAAAGAGAACGGCACTTCTTTAATTGTGGAAGCCGATGGCATTATTGAGGACATTGAAGAGCGCAAGCTGAAAAAGAAGAGTCTGGAACTGGCGGGGCTGCTGTAA
- the tsaD gene encoding tRNA (adenosine(37)-N6)-threonylcarbamoyltransferase complex transferase subunit TsaD, protein MNKINILAIESSCDETSAAVCSNGKILSNRIATQAVHAEHGGVVPELASRAHMQHIVPVVDVALRQSGLQLEDLDAIAFTQAPGLIGSLLVGGQFAKSLSLALNKPLIAVNHMQAHVLANLIPDQKPAFPFLCLTVSGGHTQIVKCTRPTQLEMIGETVDDAAGEAFDKAAKLLGLPYPGGPLIDQYAKTGNPHRFQFPEPRVPGYDFSFSGLKTAILYFLRNAGTAQVYKEEFTATELERKRFIDENLNDICASVQSRIISILLKKLSKAAADLGIKDLCIAGGVSANSGLRKAFTELGKEKGWNTFIPDFQYCTDNAGMIAITGYYKYLENDFAGLDVPSMARGF, encoded by the coding sequence ATGAATAAAATAAATATACTGGCAATAGAATCAAGTTGTGATGAAACGTCTGCAGCTGTCTGCAGCAATGGAAAAATCCTTTCAAACCGGATTGCCACACAGGCGGTACATGCGGAACATGGCGGGGTAGTGCCGGAGCTGGCGTCCCGCGCGCATATGCAGCACATTGTTCCGGTAGTGGATGTGGCCTTGCGGCAAAGCGGGCTGCAACTGGAAGACCTGGATGCCATTGCATTTACACAGGCGCCGGGCCTCATCGGGAGCCTGCTGGTAGGCGGGCAATTTGCAAAATCGTTGTCCCTGGCGCTGAATAAACCGCTCATTGCCGTTAATCATATGCAGGCCCACGTACTGGCGAATCTGATCCCTGATCAGAAACCGGCTTTCCCGTTCCTGTGCCTGACGGTTAGCGGCGGGCATACGCAAATTGTAAAATGCACCCGGCCAACGCAACTGGAGATGATCGGAGAAACTGTAGACGATGCCGCAGGCGAAGCGTTTGACAAGGCAGCTAAATTATTAGGACTGCCTTACCCCGGCGGACCATTGATCGATCAATATGCAAAAACAGGTAATCCGCACCGGTTTCAATTTCCTGAGCCCCGGGTTCCCGGTTATGACTTCAGCTTCAGTGGTCTGAAAACAGCGATCCTTTATTTTCTAAGGAACGCGGGAACAGCACAGGTGTACAAAGAAGAATTTACAGCAACAGAGTTGGAGCGCAAAAGATTTATAGATGAGAACCTGAATGACATTTGTGCCTCTGTTCAGAGCAGGATCATTTCTATTTTACTGAAAAAGCTCAGTAAGGCAGCGGCAGATCTGGGCATAAAAGATCTTTGTATTGCCGGAGGCGTATCTGCCAACAGTGGTCTGCGCAAGGCATTTACAGAATTAGGAAAAGAAAAGGGCTGGAACACTTTTATTCCGGATTTCCAGTATTGTACTGATAACGCCGGCATGATTGCCATAACCGGCTATTATAAATACCTGGAAAATGATTTTGCCGGCCTGGATGTTCCCTCAATGGCACGGGGTTTTTAG
- a CDS encoding ABC transporter permease produces MFRRTLEIVGSSFRMAMQELWKNKLRTFLSLFGVTIGIFCIIGVLATVNSLQRNIQNEIKSLGSNTIYVDKWDYHGGPDYPWWKYVNRPVPKYEEVKQIRDRTPDAQYVAFTLQSTGNSSVEYLGSVLNGINVYSVSEDFIKIQPLTMAYGRYISDAEFSYGTNVAVIGNEIAEKLFNEPELAINKTVSVGGKKILVAGVIAKQGKQMIGGWGFDQSMIIPFQFGRTIYNELKTDPVIMVQGREGITSKGLKDELMVAMRSLHKLSPRQEDDFALNDINDIGAEVESAFVGLNIGGAVIGGISLVVGLFGVANIMFVTVKERTPQIGLKKALGAKRKIILTEFLLESAFLCMLGGIIGLLLVYLLAQILSNALNFPVFISVGNMIWTFLICVLVGIIAGIIPAVQAAKMDPVVAIRS; encoded by the coding sequence ATGTTCAGACGTACGCTGGAAATTGTGGGCAGTAGTTTTCGCATGGCCATGCAGGAGCTGTGGAAGAACAAGCTGCGCACATTCCTTTCCCTTTTTGGCGTAACCATTGGTATTTTCTGCATCATTGGCGTACTGGCTACGGTGAACAGCTTACAGCGGAATATTCAGAATGAGATCAAATCGCTTGGATCCAATACAATCTATGTGGATAAATGGGATTATCATGGCGGCCCTGATTATCCCTGGTGGAAATATGTGAACCGGCCGGTACCGAAGTATGAGGAGGTAAAGCAGATCCGGGACCGCACGCCTGATGCACAATATGTGGCCTTTACTTTACAGAGCACGGGCAACAGCAGCGTTGAATACCTGGGATCTGTGCTCAACGGTATTAATGTTTACAGCGTAAGCGAAGATTTTATAAAGATCCAGCCACTTACAATGGCTTATGGCCGTTATATCAGCGATGCAGAATTCAGTTATGGCACAAACGTAGCGGTCATTGGCAATGAAATAGCCGAAAAGCTGTTTAATGAACCGGAACTGGCGATCAATAAAACCGTATCGGTAGGCGGTAAAAAAATACTGGTAGCAGGAGTCATAGCAAAACAGGGTAAACAAATGATTGGTGGCTGGGGGTTTGACCAGAGTATGATCATTCCGTTTCAGTTTGGCAGAACGATCTATAATGAGCTTAAAACAGACCCGGTGATTATGGTGCAGGGCAGGGAAGGAATTACCAGCAAAGGATTAAAAGATGAGCTGATGGTGGCCATGCGCAGTCTGCATAAGCTAAGCCCCAGGCAGGAAGATGACTTTGCACTGAATGATATCAATGACATCGGTGCGGAAGTGGAAAGCGCTTTTGTTGGCCTGAATATAGGCGGAGCTGTAATCGGGGGCATCAGCCTGGTTGTTGGTTTGTTTGGTGTGGCCAATATTATGTTTGTAACAGTAAAGGAACGCACCCCGCAGATCGGGTTAAAGAAGGCGTTAGGTGCCAAACGTAAGATCATCCTTACAGAGTTCCTGCTGGAATCCGCCTTTTTATGTATGCTTGGCGGAATCATCGGATTACTGCTGGTATACCTGCTGGCGCAGATCTTAAGCAACGCCCTGAACTTTCCGGTATTCATATCTGTTGGTAATATGATATGGACATTCCTGATCTGTGTATTGGTGGGTATTATTGCAGGAATTATCCCGGCGGTACAGGCCGCAAAGATGGATCCCGTGGTAGCGATCAGAAGTTAG
- a CDS encoding GNAT family N-acetyltransferase codes for MFFIQTLNNAHCKEIIDLVISIQQEELHLPVTLEGQPDLFDIETCYIQTGGNFWGAFINGQLIGTIGLLQASEQTGVIRKMFVRKAFRGSGYGIAQALLNTLISYCRAKGLQTLYLGTIDVLKAAHRFYEKSGFTRVDVTELPSCFPRMMADNTFYYLALKTDQA; via the coding sequence ATGTTCTTTATTCAGACACTCAACAACGCGCATTGCAAGGAGATCATCGATCTGGTTATATCCATTCAGCAGGAAGAGCTGCATTTACCCGTAACTCTGGAGGGGCAACCTGATCTTTTTGATATTGAAACCTGTTACATTCAGACAGGCGGCAATTTCTGGGGTGCTTTTATAAATGGCCAGCTCATAGGCACCATAGGGCTGCTCCAGGCCTCTGAACAAACAGGAGTGATCCGCAAAATGTTCGTCCGGAAAGCCTTCCGGGGCTCCGGGTATGGCATTGCGCAGGCGCTGTTAAATACACTGATCAGCTATTGCCGGGCAAAGGGCCTGCAAACCCTTTACTTGGGCACTATTGATGTATTGAAGGCAGCTCACCGGTTTTATGAAAAGAGCGGGTTTACCCGTGTGGATGTAACGGAGCTTCCCTCCTGTTTTCCAAGGATGATGGCTGATAATACATTTTATTATCTTGCCCTTAAAACAGACCAGGCATGA
- a CDS encoding MarR family winged helix-turn-helix transcriptional regulator, with the protein MNTIDEAGILALATRLQRLSEKIRAQGTAIYNACGISFDPKWFPVIYALHKKGVLSVVELAQEIGYTHPSTISLLKELTRNKLVRSKKDPGDDRRRLLYLSSAGLTLVDHMKPVWNLIIQAITKVTDTKNNLFKAIEEVEERVNRSEILTIALSLPRAKESVGKSA; encoded by the coding sequence ATGAATACCATTGATGAGGCCGGTATACTGGCGCTGGCCACAAGGCTGCAGCGCCTCAGCGAAAAAATAAGAGCACAGGGAACAGCGATCTATAACGCCTGTGGCATCAGCTTTGACCCTAAATGGTTCCCGGTAATTTATGCGCTGCACAAAAAAGGGGTCTTGAGCGTTGTAGAACTGGCCCAGGAAATAGGCTACACGCATCCTTCCACTATCAGCCTGTTAAAGGAACTGACCAGGAACAAGCTGGTTCGCTCTAAAAAAGATCCGGGGGATGACCGCAGGCGTTTGCTGTACCTGTCGTCCGCCGGCCTTACGCTTGTAGATCACATGAAGCCGGTATGGAATTTAATAATACAGGCTATAACAAAAGTTACCGATACCAAAAACAATCTTTTTAAAGCCATTGAAGAGGTAGAAGAACGCGTAAACCGGTCGGAGATCCTTACGATTGCCTTAAGCCTGCCCCGTGCAAAAGAGTCTGTCGGCAAATCCGCATAA
- a CDS encoding SDR family NAD(P)-dependent oxidoreductase produces the protein MDKKRQAAVITGAARGMGRAFSVALAKEGIDVYGIDILEKLSPVAEYEKSTEDDFLETKKLVEEEGTNFYYSQGDIRNVEELEKIAAEIKEKFGTIDILIANAALQAFSPFIESSQQHWDDIVDTNIKGTVNTLKTFLPLMIPNKKGKVVIISSTQGMRGMWHGSAYSATKWGLVGLAKSLALEMGEYNINVNVVVPGLVDTKLTRNQKRWQVAMGRRYENKQVSEDEVAAHLAKSDALGLPWLKAEDVAPAVAFLTSSAADKITGAVYDVAGGTSPVYTS, from the coding sequence ATGGACAAAAAAAGGCAAGCAGCAGTTATTACCGGCGCAGCCCGCGGCATGGGCAGAGCTTTTTCGGTAGCGTTGGCTAAAGAAGGTATTGATGTTTATGGCATTGATATTTTAGAAAAGTTAAGCCCTGTTGCAGAATATGAAAAATCAACTGAGGATGATTTTCTCGAAACAAAAAAATTAGTTGAGGAGGAAGGAACCAATTTCTATTATTCCCAGGGCGATATCCGAAATGTGGAAGAACTGGAAAAAATCGCTGCTGAAATCAAAGAAAAATTCGGAACAATAGACATCCTTATAGCCAATGCAGCGCTTCAGGCATTCAGTCCGTTTATAGAGTCCTCGCAGCAGCATTGGGATGATATTGTGGACACCAACATAAAAGGTACGGTCAATACGCTGAAAACATTTCTGCCACTGATGATTCCCAACAAAAAAGGAAAGGTTGTTATCATCTCTTCCACGCAAGGTATGCGGGGCATGTGGCACGGAAGCGCCTACTCGGCAACCAAATGGGGACTTGTGGGATTGGCCAAATCGCTGGCTTTGGAAATGGGTGAATATAACATTAACGTAAACGTGGTAGTACCAGGACTGGTTGATACCAAGCTCACAAGAAACCAGAAGAGATGGCAGGTAGCAATGGGCAGGAGATATGAAAACAAACAGGTATCGGAAGACGAAGTTGCTGCCCATCTTGCGAAAAGTGATGCCCTGGGCCTTCCGTGGTTAAAGGCTGAAGATGTGGCTCCGGCGGTAGCTTTTTTAACTTCTTCCGCAGCCGATAAAATTACGGGCGCAGTGTACGATGTCGCCGGAGGTACCAGTCCCGTCTATACATCATAA
- a CDS encoding tyrosine-protein phosphatase, with the protein MKYFLIIIQFIVIALLTSCKSSPKPEIGYKGADVSVNAGITRDKETKQATFVASLSDKWELYAGPSVDSIDLFKPLLTGNGSGDFTLDIPDDKRYYFELVTPQGSAILAERHLPMSGGFNFRDLGGYKTKDNRYVKWGKIFRSDDLGTLTDTDLNYLSSVPLINVVDFRSPEEIKEAPDKHPASLHNDFQYSITPGNLTGLMSLDSTQIDKAMMQMNELLVSDSAAVEQYRKMFVLLQNPSGNIPLLYHCTAGKDRTGMATALILYALGLDENDIMNDYLMSNKYIEAKFATYIKAKPALLSLFSVKKEFLQAGIDRIKKDNGTVENFLTEKLNVDIPKFRELYLY; encoded by the coding sequence ATGAAATACTTTTTAATAATAATACAGTTCATTGTTATCGCGCTTTTGACATCCTGTAAAAGCAGCCCCAAACCAGAGATAGGCTACAAAGGAGCCGACGTCAGCGTCAATGCAGGCATAACGAGGGATAAAGAAACGAAACAAGCTACTTTCGTTGCTTCGCTGTCTGATAAATGGGAACTTTACGCAGGTCCATCCGTGGATTCCATCGATCTTTTCAAACCGCTCCTGACAGGAAATGGTTCAGGTGATTTTACACTTGACATACCAGATGACAAAAGGTATTACTTTGAGCTGGTAACGCCACAGGGTAGTGCCATCCTTGCAGAGCGACATTTGCCGATGAGCGGAGGGTTTAACTTTCGCGACCTGGGCGGCTATAAAACTAAGGATAACCGATATGTCAAATGGGGAAAAATATTCCGTTCGGACGATTTGGGTACGCTGACCGATACCGACCTTAATTATCTTTCTTCCGTTCCGTTAATAAATGTCGTGGATTTTCGTAGCCCCGAGGAAATTAAAGAAGCTCCGGACAAACATCCGGCATCGCTCCATAACGATTTTCAATATTCCATTACGCCTGGCAACCTCACTGGACTGATGAGCCTTGACAGCACACAGATAGACAAGGCGATGATGCAGATGAACGAGCTGCTGGTAAGCGACTCTGCCGCTGTTGAACAATACCGGAAAATGTTCGTCCTGCTGCAGAACCCGTCAGGCAATATACCGTTGCTTTATCATTGCACCGCAGGAAAAGACAGGACGGGAATGGCAACCGCATTGATATTATATGCCCTGGGACTGGATGAAAACGATATTATGAACGACTACCTGATGTCTAATAAATACATTGAAGCCAAATTTGCCACGTACATTAAAGCCAAACCGGCGTTGCTTAGCCTGTTTTCCGTAAAAAAAGAGTTTTTACAGGCTGGTATCGACAGGATTAAAAAAGACAACGGAACTGTAGAAAATTTCCTGACTGAAAAACTAAATGTGGATATCCCGAAATTCAGGGAACTGTACTTGTATTAA
- a CDS encoding thiamine pyrophosphate-dependent enzyme, whose product MPKNVSDVLVETLVRAGVKRIYAVTGDSLNPVNDAVRRDGRLQWIHVRHEETGAYAASMDAELNGIGCCMGSSGPGHVHLINGLYDANRSGNPVIAIATTAPSDKLGTSYFQETNVTKLFDDCSKFCFMANTPQQAIQAFHNGIQEAISRKGVAVVGLPGDVAAMQASHSHSSSHNFYTNPQVLPVESNLKELADLINKYSKVMLYCGYGSRNAQQEVLELAGKIKSPLGFTLRGKIFYDKEDNPYAVGLTGLLGAKSNFKAMHDAELVLMLGTDFPYSEFLSEKNIMVQIDEKPERLGRRCKADYGYCGNIQATLKALLPLIETKNDDRFLNKMTSLHKEVEKNYESYIKGKSGKEKIHPEYVACLVNELAADDAIFSVDTGMCATWAAKYIKGKKNRYLTGSFNHGSMANAMPMSIGAALSHPERQVVALCGDGGISMLLGDLMTISQYRIPVKIIVFNNRTLGMVKLEMQVAGYLDWQTDMVNPDFEKVAEAMNIRGWTVKDTDQLEGTLKEAFVYDGPAMVSVFTDPNALEMPPHISADQVKGFATSMSKMIWDGRKGEAVDVAESGLKYLRELF is encoded by the coding sequence ATGCCAAAAAATGTTTCTGATGTTTTAGTCGAAACCCTCGTAAGAGCCGGGGTTAAGCGAATATATGCTGTAACAGGCGACAGTCTTAATCCGGTAAATGATGCCGTACGCCGGGACGGACGGCTGCAATGGATACACGTACGCCATGAAGAAACCGGAGCTTACGCCGCTTCTATGGATGCCGAGCTGAACGGTATTGGTTGCTGTATGGGCAGCAGCGGTCCGGGCCATGTGCATCTGATCAATGGGCTGTATGATGCCAACCGTTCCGGCAATCCTGTAATCGCGATAGCCACGACGGCTCCTTCCGATAAGCTGGGTACCTCCTATTTCCAGGAAACCAATGTAACCAAACTGTTTGATGATTGTAGCAAGTTCTGTTTTATGGCCAATACGCCGCAGCAGGCCATACAGGCATTTCATAACGGTATCCAGGAAGCCATCAGCCGAAAAGGTGTGGCTGTAGTCGGATTGCCGGGTGATGTAGCTGCCATGCAGGCATCACACAGCCATTCTTCCAGCCATAATTTCTATACCAATCCGCAGGTTTTGCCTGTTGAAAGCAACCTGAAGGAGCTGGCTGATCTGATCAATAAATATTCAAAAGTCATGTTGTACTGTGGCTATGGCAGCCGAAATGCACAGCAGGAAGTACTGGAACTGGCTGGAAAAATTAAATCGCCTTTAGGATTTACGTTAAGGGGGAAAATATTTTACGACAAAGAAGACAATCCTTATGCAGTGGGGCTGACCGGGCTGCTGGGTGCGAAATCCAACTTCAAAGCGATGCACGATGCCGAGCTGGTACTGATGCTTGGTACTGACTTTCCATACAGTGAGTTTCTGTCGGAAAAAAACATTATGGTGCAGATAGATGAAAAACCGGAGCGCCTGGGACGCAGATGCAAAGCCGATTATGGATATTGTGGTAATATACAGGCTACGCTGAAAGCATTGCTTCCGCTGATAGAAACAAAGAATGATGACCGCTTTTTAAATAAGATGACCAGCCTGCACAAAGAGGTGGAAAAAAATTATGAATCCTATATAAAAGGTAAATCCGGGAAAGAAAAGATCCATCCGGAATATGTAGCCTGCCTGGTCAATGAGCTGGCGGCTGATGATGCCATATTTTCGGTAGATACCGGTATGTGTGCTACCTGGGCAGCGAAATATATCAAGGGCAAAAAGAACCGCTATCTTACCGGTTCGTTCAATCACGGGTCAATGGCTAACGCAATGCCTATGTCCATCGGTGCAGCATTATCCCATCCCGAAAGGCAGGTGGTTGCGCTTTGCGGTGATGGAGGCATCAGCATGCTATTAGGCGATCTGATGACTATCAGCCAATATAGGATCCCTGTAAAGATTATCGTTTTTAACAACAGGACACTGGGTATGGTAAAACTGGAAATGCAGGTTGCCGGGTATCTCGACTGGCAGACCGATATGGTAAACCCTGATTTTGAAAAAGTAGCGGAAGCCATGAACATCAGGGGCTGGACGGTAAAAGATACTGACCAATTGGAGGGCACCTTAAAAGAGGCATTTGTATATGATGGTCCTGCAATGGTCAGCGTATTCACTGATCCTAACGCATTGGAAATGCCACCGCATATTTCAGCCGATCAGGTCAAGGGGTTTGCCACTTCTATGTCCAAAATGATATGGGACGGACGCAAGGGCGAAGCAGTGGATGTGGCGGAATCGGGTCTGAAATATTTGCGGGAGCTTTTTTAA
- a CDS encoding helix-turn-helix domain-containing protein, giving the protein MLTNQIEWEKNQPPDALKDFVESFWMLANHSDTEHQIIVLPDGRLDIIFSMTTDKNIFATLKGLETEPQQTSILPKTRLLAVSFKLLAVEYLLDKKVDSLLNLGIRFPAGFWDITANDCGNFDLFSNKIAAKITSLIKPNIDNRKRQLFELIDASNGTLTVKELSERVFWSSRQINRYFNHTFGISLKSYCKIFRFKSSLSHIKKGKLFPELNYSDQNHFIKEVKKMSGVTPKELSKNENDRFLLLSTLQTV; this is encoded by the coding sequence ATGCTGACAAATCAAATTGAATGGGAAAAAAATCAGCCACCTGATGCATTAAAAGACTTCGTTGAAAGTTTTTGGATGCTTGCCAATCATTCTGATACAGAACATCAGATAATAGTATTGCCGGACGGCAGACTTGATATTATCTTCTCTATGACAACCGACAAAAATATATTTGCCACTTTAAAAGGCTTGGAAACAGAACCTCAACAAACATCTATTTTACCCAAAACGCGTTTATTGGCTGTAAGTTTTAAATTACTCGCTGTTGAATATTTGTTAGACAAAAAAGTTGATTCATTGCTCAATTTAGGCATTCGGTTTCCAGCAGGATTTTGGGATATAACAGCTAATGATTGTGGCAACTTCGATTTATTCAGCAACAAAATTGCGGCAAAAATAACTTCACTTATTAAACCCAATATTGATAACAGAAAACGACAATTATTTGAATTAATTGATGCTTCAAATGGCACTTTGACGGTAAAGGAATTATCGGAAAGAGTATTTTGGAGCAGCCGGCAAATCAATCGCTATTTCAATCACACCTTTGGGATTTCACTAAAATCGTATTGTAAAATATTTCGCTTTAAATCATCCCTGTCCCATATTAAAAAAGGCAAACTGTTTCCTGAACTTAATTACTCAGACCAAAACCATTTTATAAAAGAAGTCAAAAAAATGTCGGGAGTAACCCCTAAAGAACTTTCTAAAAACGAAAACGACCGATTTTTACTATTATCTACCCTTCAAACAGTATAA